The genome window TGGTTCTATGCCCAATACCACAAGTGCCAAAATGTATTGAGGTTTTGTGAAGTTGACATGCAATTTATGGAATGCCAGAAATGTCAGATAAAGGTCCACAATTAATGTCAAAAGAGTTTGAAACATTTCTGAATAAGAACGGAGTCAAACACACTCCAATTCCACCATATCACCCAACATCGAAGGATGCTGCAGAGAGGAGTGTACAGATTGTGGCAAGGTCTTTGCAGAGGTATTTGCTGGGTGACAAGGTAGGcaataatttctatgtttctctttgACAATTTCCTGCTCTCTCACAGGATAACCCCTCAGTCTACGATAGGTTGTTCACTTTGTGAATTAGTGTTTCAATGTGCTCCTGGACAAGGTTTAGTTTGCCTAGGCCTAACATCACCAGCAACGTAAGAGAAAAGCAAGGCAAAATGAAGGTGAGTCAGGAAGCACCATGCCTGAAACTGAGAGAGTTCATGGGTGAGGTGGGAAGAAGAAGCATTGATTGGAGTTGCTGTAAAATGCTTAGTGAAGATTGGACAAAGATATCAAGTAGCCAGGATATCGGTACATGATCCTTTAGATCAAACATTGGAGAGGAAGATCTAAAAGGAAAATTAAGAAGGAGAAGATGCAGCTTGCACAAAAGATGAGCACAACATGACTGGAAGAGGAAAAGTAAGATTCGATAAGAATGTTCCAGAATGCAATCTGAATGGAGGACAGCAGAGGACTGGATGCATAAGTTATGGATCTTTGGATTATGGTTTTGTATTGTTcatgatcatagaaacatagaaaccctacagtgcagaaggaggccattcggcccatcgagtctgcaccgaccacaatcccgcccaggccctgcccccacatatttacccgctaatccctctaacctacgcatcccaggacactaaggggcaatttaacatggccaatcaacctaacccgcacatctttggcaatTGTTGATAGACCACAGGAAAACAAAAAACTGTCACCAATGTAACTGACTCATAGTTAGGAGTCAAATTTGCTAACTCATTCCTACCAGAGCTGCCAGCAATATGTGTGATCAGATCAGTATTCCTTTTTGCCGATTTGGGACCCCGTTAATCTATTTGTGCTCTTTTCTAGCAAGATCCAAGGAAAAAGATGAACCGTCCTCTGAGGGTGATGATGATGTTCACTTTTTTCAGTTTGTGGTCTACATTCCTATTTTCATCATTGGATTAATAGTTAATGTACTGGCCCTCTGGGCATTCTGTTGGAAATTAAGAAGATGGACAGAAACTACCATTTATATAATAAACTTGGCTGTGTCTGATGTCCTGATCCTCTCTTCCTTACCTTTCAAAATCTATAGTCATAAGGAGTAGACGAGGAGCAACATCCCACTGTATATATTTACTGAATCTCTGTACTTTGTGAATATGTATGTCAGCATTTTTATCATTACTTGCATAAGTGTTGATCAGTACATTACAATAAGGTGCCCCTTTAAGGCAAAGCTACTGAGGTCTCCAAAGAAAGCAGCAATCATCGGTGCTGCAATCTGGATTATCATGTGTTTGTGGAGTGTCCTCGTCCATTACAAATATTCCCAGCTAACTGATGAGAAAATAGTCTGCTTCAAGCAAGTATCTTTTGAAAATGACATTCCTGTCACCGTTCCCCTGCACATCGTGGAATTCATCATCTCATTGATAACTGTGACTTTTTGCCCGGTTCAAACTGTCCAAGCACTTAGGCAAAGTGATGTGACAAATTCAGCAGAGTTCACCACAGTAAAAACCATGAGGATTATTGCTGCAAGTGCGATCAGCTTCGCTGTTTGCTTTAAGCCTGTGCATGTTGGATACTTTCTTCAATGGTTACCCACATTTAATAAGGACTGCATTACTCCACAGCACGCGAACTTATTCCTTCAGGTTGCAACTTGTATCGCCAATATGAACTGCTGCCTCAATGGTTTCAGGTATTATTTTATTTCTGCGGAGGTTTGTGAAGTTTTCAAAATGCGGTTTAAAGGCCAAAGACCTGGAGGCCAATAAGCTATGTGGCAAACATTTACAATTTGAATGATAAATCCTTCTTTGTCTAAAGaactgtaagtttttcgggcaactcaggcctttttttttatgagctgggaaaaggacttgaaccctaaagaactgtgaaagtggccacacttgactgcaggacttgacctggtcagtgagcccagccagcctgtgtgtgtgtgtgtgtgtgaaggggcccagtccaaaaattgcaagcagccagaaaccagacagactgctgattaggttatcagcagtacaaaaggacctgacgacatcaccagactaggccggcagcaagacaatgcacctggtctggactcaatacaggtgataatggccttgtcccagagcgaggagaagcccatttccccaatgggaaaacaattaaacgatctccaatggaacaatacaggacagcaagggacctatcacctgggatgggaccatctggtctctatgaactgtaagatcgcagctgcagataaccctagcaagcctttgtctgtggaaactgccagttggaaggggggcggagttggctggaaaaataattcaagtttacaatataaaaggatggccaGGCCGGCCatgttctctcttttctcttcggaccagcatgacagcactctccactcggtcatctccagtacgcagcctgaagcccactgagcaatttaaactaggattgtgagtatcccctggtaattcgcgaagttcccgagatcatcatagtggatgaggctttggggaaagtgggggggcttttgcatgcacatttcatagtttaagacactggtaaacttgtgtaaagtaagaattccgaggtgtccgttttagtattccttccatagcttatagtcttatagagcataaggcatggtgtgttgttttcctggtgtttggtgacctttgaccttgatgttttaataaatatatatatatctttgacttccattggagtccgttttgatcttttcaatttctcaccaatgatctctgactaagtcacaatataaatattccttaccataattccggagtctagaactgagggtaccctgggcgcttcgaaaccgcccactcaggaaaggctgccaggtagtggataggcagcagtttccttttctctctcttgggagcgctactctagtgaagtagacgcaaggtggccattgttccatcggcaagagagagaatcactcgggcattggtggggtttgggcgacggagaacccaacctaaaataagcccagtggagttaaaaagagggatcccgctacaaacAATCACACAGCCAAAATGAATTAAGAGAAAGTGAACTTTCAATGGATTTATCAATGAATTCTGAATTACAATCAACATTTCTAAAGATATAAAAAGCTATAACAAAaaacaaaaatgttttaaattgtGAAAAGATAGGCAGCCACATCTCTTTTAGTTCCTTATCTTGCTTAATGAATAAGAATAACAAAATTAATAACATTTTGAAAACTATTTACATCTTAAGAAGAGAGTTGCaatcttggcacagtggttagcactgctgcctcacagcgccagggacccaggttcaattctggtctcgggtcactgtctgtgtggagcttgcacattctccccgtgtctatgtgggtttccaccgggtactctggtttcctcccacactccaaagatatgtgggttagatgggttggccatgctaaattgtttcttagtgtcagggg of Mustelus asterias chromosome 3, sMusAst1.hap1.1, whole genome shotgun sequence contains these proteins:
- the LOC144491805 gene encoding G-protein coupled receptor 55-like; amino-acid sequence: MYVSIFIITCISVDQYITIRCPFKAKLLRSPKKAAIIGAAIWIIMCLWSVLVHYKYSQLTDEKIVCFKQVSFENDIPVTVPLHIVEFIISLITVTFCPVQTVQALRQSDVTNSAEFTTVKTMRIIAASAISFAVCFKPVHVGYFLQWLPTFNKDCITPQHANLFLQVATCIANMNCCLNGFRYYFISAEVCEVFKMRFKGQRPGGQ